CCCAGTCCAGGTTCGTAAGTGCACAGAGAAGTTTCTTTGCTTCATGAAAGGACGTTTTGATAAGCTTTTTGTCAAAATGGAACAGCTGTTTTTACAGTGGATTTTGCGTATTCCCCCAAACATCTTGCTTCCGGAAGATAAATCTCAGGAGATGCATTCTTATAGTGAGGAAGAATTCCAGCTTCTCCAGAAAGAAATTGAACAGTTACAGGAGAAGTACAAGACTGAATTATGCACTAAGCAGGCCCTTCTTGCAGAGTTAGAAGAGCAAAAAACTGTTCAGGCCAAACTTAAACAGACATTGGCTTTGTTTGATGAGCTTGAAAATGTTGGCAGAAATCATGGGACTAGT
The genomic region above belongs to Myotis daubentonii chromosome 16, mMyoDau2.1, whole genome shotgun sequence and contains:
- the MIS12 gene encoding protein MIS12 homolog; this translates as MSVDPMTYEAQFFGFTPQTCMLRIYIAFQDYLFEVMQAVEQVILKKLEGIPNCEISPVQVRKCTEKFLCFMKGRFDKLFVKMEQLFLQWILRIPPNILLPEDKSQEMHSYSEEEFQLLQKEIEQLQEKYKTELCTKQALLAELEEQKTVQAKLKQTLALFDELENVGRNHGTSDFRDSLVFLAQNSRKLQDIRDNVEKESKRLKIS